One part of the Eucalyptus grandis isolate ANBG69807.140 chromosome 10, ASM1654582v1, whole genome shotgun sequence genome encodes these proteins:
- the LOC104421467 gene encoding non-specific phospholipase C2, with amino-acid sequence MSNRKKSNSLSPTTALFLLLVTGAAASFSAHAATAQGPIRTVVVLVMENRSFDHMLGWMKRLNPAINGVDGSESTPLSTADPNSTRFYFDDRSHYVDPDPGHSFQAIREQIFGSDNMSADPPPMDGFTQQAYSMDPSMNMSRDVMSGFNPDMVAVYKALVSEFAVFDRWFASVPSSTQPNRLYVHSGTSAGATSNIPALLNKGYPQRTIFENLYDAGLSFGIYFQNIPATLFYRNLRKLKYLTKFHPYGLSFKNDARRGKLPNYTVVEQRFMDTKLAPANDDHPSHDVYQGQMFVKEVYETLRASPQWNHTLLLITYDEHGGFFDHVPTPVRGVPSPDGIVGPEPFNFTFNRLGVRVPTIAISPWIEKGTVVHGPNGSPSPTSEYEYSSIPATVKRLFNLSAPFLTKRDAWAGTFEGIVQTRTQPRTDCPEKLPTPVKIRKGEAKEDAKLSEFQQELMQLAAVLKGEHIFSNNLESFGKEMTVKEGKEYMEDAVKSFFEAGLYAKKMGVDEEQIVKMRPSLTTRPSSKP; translated from the exons ATGTCTAACAGGAAGAAAAGCAACTCACTTTCTCCAACCACcgccctcttcctcctcctcgtcaccggcgccgccgcctccttctcCGCCCATGCAGCGACGGCACAGGGCCCCATCCGGACGGTGGTCGTCCTGGTGATGGAGAACCGGTCCTTCGACCACATGCTGGGTTGGATGAAGCGCCTCAACCCGGCTATCAACGGCGTCGACGGCTCTGAGTCCACCCCGCTCTCCACCGCCGACCCCAACTCCACCCGGTTCTACTTCGACGACCGCTCCCACTACGTGGACCCAGACCCGGGCCACTCCTTCCAGGCGATCCGAGAGCAGATATTCGGGTCCGACAACATGTCGGCGGACCCGCCCCCGATGGACGGGTTCACCCAGCAGGCCTACTCGATGGACCCGTCCATGAACATGTCGAGGGACGTCATGAGCGGGTTCAACCCCGATATGGTCGCCGTCTACAAGGCCCTCGTCTCCGAGTTCGCCGTCTTCGACAG GTGGTTCGCGTCTGTGCCGTCGTCGACCCAACCGAACCGCCTCTACGTGCACTCTGGCACGTCGGCTGGCGCCACCAGCAACATCCCCGCCCTCCTCAACAAGGGCTACCCGCAGCGCACCATCTTCGAGAACCTTTACGACGCCGGCCTCTCCTTCGGGATTTACTTCCAGAACATCCCCGCCACGCTCTTCTACCGCAACCTCCGGAAGCTCAAGTACCTCACCAAGTTCCACCCGTACGGCCTCTCCTTTAAGAATGACGCCAGGCGGGGGAAACTCCCGAACTACACCGTCGTGGAGCAGCGCTTCATGGACACCAAGCTGGCGCCCGCCAACGACGACCACCCGTCGCACGACGTGTACCAGGGGCAGATGTTCGTGAAGGAGGTGTACGAGACGCTCAGGGCGAGCCCGCAGTGGAACCACACGCTGCTACTGATCACGTACGACGAGCACGGCGGGTTCTTCGATCATGTTCCCACGCCGGTCCGCGGGGTCCCCAGCCCGGACGGCATCGTGGGGCCCGAGCCGTTCAACTTCACGTTCAACCGGCTGGGTGTGAGGGTCCCCACCATTGCAATTTCGCCTTGGATCGAAAAGGGCACCG TTGTCCATGGGCCCAACGGGTCGCCCTCTCCGACGTCCGAGTACGAGTACTCCTCAATCCCTGCAACAGTCAAGAGGCTTTTCAACCTCAGCGCGCCTTTCCTCACTAAGCGAGATGCATGGGCTGGCACATTCGAGGGCATCGTGCAAACACGCACTCAACCAAGAACTGATTGTCCAG AGAAACTCCCGACTCCAGTCAAGATCAGGAAAGGCGAGGCTAAGGAAGACGCCAAGCTAAGCGAATTCCAGCAGGAGCTCATGCAGCTCGCAGCGGTGCTGAAGGGCGAAcacattttctcaaataacctGGAGAGTTTCGGGAAGGAGATGACCGTCAAAGAAGGAAAGGAGTACATGGAGGATGCAGTCAAGAGCTTCTTTGAGGCGGGTCTTTATGCCAAGAAAATGGGTGTTGATGAAGAGCAGATTGTGAAGATGAGGCCTTCACTCACCACAAGGCCATcatcaaaaccctaa
- the LOC104423470 gene encoding non-specific phospholipase C2-like: MIFNICSLGDLPPEAAHGAPLTLSSTSNLKKNFLLLFRECLTGRKATRFLRPPPTFLLALLLTATAVSFSAHAATTQSPIRTVVVLVMENRSFDHMLGWMKRLNPAINGVNGSESNLLSTSDPKSPGFYFDDRSHYVDPDPGHSFQASREQIFGSDDTSVDPPPMDGFAQQAYSMDPSMNMSRDVMSGFNPDMVAVYKALVSEFAVFDRWFVSVPSSTQPNRLYVHSGTSAGATSNIPALLIRGYPQCTIFENLGVAGLSFGIIAVVHGPNRSPFPTSEYQHSSIPATLKKLFNLSAPFLTRRDAWAGTFEGIVQTRTQPKTDCPEQLPTPNKIGKGEANEDAEPSEFQQELLQLAAVLKGDHIFTSYPERLGKEMTVREGKEYMEDAVKSFFEAGLYAKKMGVDGEQIVKMRPSLTTRPSNP, from the exons ATGATTTTCAATATCTGCTCTCTTGGCGATCTG CCTCCCGAAGCAGCTCACGGAGCTCCACTCACTCTCTCCTCAACTTCCAATCTGAagaagaattttcttcttttgtttcgaGAATGTCTAACGGGAAGAAAAGCAACTCGCTTTCTCCGACCGCCGCCTACTTTCCTCCTCGCTCTCCTCCTCACCGCCACTGCCGTCTCCTTCTCCGCCCATGCAGCGACGACCCAGAGCCCCATCCGGACGGTGGTCGTCTTGGTGATGGAGAACCGGTCCTTCGACCACATGCTGGGGTGGATGAAGCGCCTCAACCCGGCAATCAACGGCGTCAACGGCTCCGAATCCAACCTGCTCTCCACCTCCGACCCCAAGTCCCCCGGGTTCTACTTCGACGACCGCTCCCACTACGTGGACCCGGACCCAGGCCACTCCTTCCAGGCGAGCCGGGAGCAGATATTCGGGTCCGACGACACGTCGGTGGACCCGCCCCCGATGGACGGGTTCGCCCAGCAGGCCTACTCGATGGACCCGTCCATGAACATGTCTAGGGACGTCATGAGCGGGTTCAACCCGGACATGGTCGCCGTCTACAAGGCCCTCGTCTCAGAGTTCGCCGTCTTTGACAG GTGGTTTGTGTCCGTGCCATCGTCGACCCAGCCGAACCGCCTCTACGTGCACTCTGGCACGTCGGCAGGCGCCACCAGCAACATCCCCGCCCTCCTCATCAGGGGCTACCCGCAGTGCACCATCTTCGAGAacctcggcgtcgccggcctcTCCTTCGGGAT AATTGCAGTTGTCCATGGGCCCAACAGATCGCCCTTTCCGACGTCCGAGTACCAGCACTCCTCAATCCCTGCAACACTCAAGAAGCTTTTCAACCTCAGTGCGCCCTTCCTCACTAGGCGAGACGCATGGGCCGGCACGTTCGAGGGTATCGTGCAAACTCGCACTCAGCCGAAAACAGACTGTCCAG AGCAACTCCCGACCCCAAACAAGATCGGGAAAGGCGAGGCTAATGAAGATGCCGAGCCAAGTGAATTCCAGCAGGAGCTCTTGCAGCTTGCAGCAGTGCTGAAAGGTGATCACATTTTCACAAGTTACCCCGAGAGGCTCGGGAAGGAGATGACCGTCAGAGAAGGGAAGGAGTACATGGAGGATGCAGTCAAGAGCTTCTTTGAGGCGGGTCTTTATGCCAAGAAAATGGGTGTTGATGGAGAGCAGATCGTGAAGATGAGGCCTTCACTCACCACAAGACCATCAAATCCCTGA
- the LOC104421466 gene encoding hydroxyproline O-arabinosyltransferase PLENTY isoform X1, translating to MPAIERKHVRRVSPLFVVFGLVFLFAAYNLLHMVMHNKGPNPGAAVTDALGMSDPVTGLRYHVAVTATDAPYSQWQCRIMYYWYKKVRDMPGSDMGNFTRILHSGRTDHLMEEMHTFVVDPLPDGLDRGYIVLNRPWAFVQWLESATIEEEYILMAEPDHIFVSPFPNLAKGSHPAGYPFFYIKPAEKAKIIRKFYPKEKGPLTDIDPIGNSPVIIQKSILEEIAPTWMNVSLRMKEDPETDKAFGWVLEMYGYAVASALHKVKHILRKDFMLQPPWDLEVGKSFIIHYTYGCDYSMKGELTYGKIGEWRFDKRSYLSGPPPRNLSLPPPGVPESVVRLVKMVNEATANIPKWETLNRS from the exons ATGCCCGCGATCGAGAGGAAACACGTGAGGCGGGTTTCGCCCCTCTTTGTGGTGTTCGGGCTCGTTTTCCTTTTCGCCGCTTATAATTTGCTGCACATGGTAATGCACAACAAGGGTCCCAACCCGGGGGCCGCCGTGACCGACGCATTGGGAATGTCCGATCCCGTCACCGGGTTGCGATACCATGTTGCCGTGACGGCGACCGACGCTCCTTATAGTCAGTGGCAGTGCCGAATTATGTACTATTGGTACAAGAAGGTCAGGGACATGCCCGGGTCGGACATGGGCAACTTCACCCGGATTCTGCACTCGGGGAGAACTGATCACTTGATGGAGGAGATGCACACTTTCGTGGTCGACCCTCTTCCTGATGGGCTGGATCGA GGTTATATTGTCTTAAACAGACCATGGGCTTTTGTGCAATGGCTAGAAAGTGCAACTATTGAGGAAGA GTATATTCTAATGGCGGAGCCGGACCACATATTTGTAAGTCCTTTCCCTAACTTGGCAAAGGGAAGCCACCCAGCGGGATACCCATTCTTCTACATCAAACCGGctgaaaaagcaaaaatcattAGGAAGTTTTACCCCAAAGAAAAGGGTCCTTTAACTGATATCGATCCCATTGGCAATTCTCCAGTAATTATTCAAAAG TCTATTTTGGAGGAAATTGCGCCTACATGGATGAATGTCTCTTTGAGAATGAAGGAAGATCCCGAAACTGATAAAGCCTTTGGATGGGTGCTAGAAAT gtATGGTTATGCTGTAGCATCTGCTCTCCACAAGGTGAAGCATATTCTTCGGAAGGACTTCATGCTGCAG CCACCATGGGATCTAGAAGTTGGAAAGAGCTTCATAATTCATTACACTTATGGCTGCGACTATTCTATGAAG GGTGAGCTGACATATGGCAAGATTGGAGAATGGCGCTTCGACAAGAGATCCTATCTTAGTGGTCCACCTCCAAGAAATCTTTCTTTGCCTCCGCCAGGTGTTCCTGAAAGTGTG GTCCGACTGGTGAAGATGGTGAATGAGGCCACTGCTAATATTCCCAAGTGGGAAACGCTAAATAGAAGCTAA
- the LOC104421466 gene encoding hydroxyproline O-arabinosyltransferase PLENTY isoform X2, which produces MPAIERKHVRRVSPLFVVFGLVFLFAAYNLLHMVMHNKGPNPGAAVTDALGMSDPVTGLRYHVAVTATDAPYSQWQCRIMYYWYKKVRDMPGSDMGNFTRILHSGRTDHLMEEMHTFVVDPLPDGLDRGYIVLNRPWAFVQWLESATIEEEYILMAEPDHIFSILEEIAPTWMNVSLRMKEDPETDKAFGWVLEMYGYAVASALHKVKHILRKDFMLQPPWDLEVGKSFIIHYTYGCDYSMKGELTYGKIGEWRFDKRSYLSGPPPRNLSLPPPGVPESVVRLVKMVNEATANIPKWETLNRS; this is translated from the exons ATGCCCGCGATCGAGAGGAAACACGTGAGGCGGGTTTCGCCCCTCTTTGTGGTGTTCGGGCTCGTTTTCCTTTTCGCCGCTTATAATTTGCTGCACATGGTAATGCACAACAAGGGTCCCAACCCGGGGGCCGCCGTGACCGACGCATTGGGAATGTCCGATCCCGTCACCGGGTTGCGATACCATGTTGCCGTGACGGCGACCGACGCTCCTTATAGTCAGTGGCAGTGCCGAATTATGTACTATTGGTACAAGAAGGTCAGGGACATGCCCGGGTCGGACATGGGCAACTTCACCCGGATTCTGCACTCGGGGAGAACTGATCACTTGATGGAGGAGATGCACACTTTCGTGGTCGACCCTCTTCCTGATGGGCTGGATCGA GGTTATATTGTCTTAAACAGACCATGGGCTTTTGTGCAATGGCTAGAAAGTGCAACTATTGAGGAAGA GTATATTCTAATGGCGGAGCCGGACCACATATTT TCTATTTTGGAGGAAATTGCGCCTACATGGATGAATGTCTCTTTGAGAATGAAGGAAGATCCCGAAACTGATAAAGCCTTTGGATGGGTGCTAGAAAT gtATGGTTATGCTGTAGCATCTGCTCTCCACAAGGTGAAGCATATTCTTCGGAAGGACTTCATGCTGCAG CCACCATGGGATCTAGAAGTTGGAAAGAGCTTCATAATTCATTACACTTATGGCTGCGACTATTCTATGAAG GGTGAGCTGACATATGGCAAGATTGGAGAATGGCGCTTCGACAAGAGATCCTATCTTAGTGGTCCACCTCCAAGAAATCTTTCTTTGCCTCCGCCAGGTGTTCCTGAAAGTGTG GTCCGACTGGTGAAGATGGTGAATGAGGCCACTGCTAATATTCCCAAGTGGGAAACGCTAAATAGAAGCTAA